In Bacillus sp. 2205SS5-2, a single genomic region encodes these proteins:
- the clpP gene encoding ATP-dependent Clp endopeptidase proteolytic subunit ClpP produces the protein MNLIPTVIEQTNRGERAYDIYSRLLKDRIIMLGSAIDDNVANSIVSQLLFLEAENPEKDISIYINSPGGSITAGMAIYDTMQFIKPKVQTICIGMAASMGAFLLAAGEKGHRYALPNSEVMIHQPLGGAQGQATEIEIAAKRILFLREKLNGILAERTGQDLEVISRDTDRDNFMTAERALEYGLIDKIMTRHDISK, from the coding sequence ATGAACTTAATTCCTACAGTTATTGAACAAACAAATCGCGGTGAGCGTGCATACGATATTTATTCACGCCTGTTAAAAGACCGAATCATTATGCTTGGGAGCGCAATCGACGATAATGTAGCCAACTCCATTGTCTCACAATTGTTATTCTTAGAGGCTGAAAACCCAGAGAAAGATATCTCTATCTACATTAACTCTCCAGGTGGTAGTATCACTGCCGGAATGGCGATTTATGACACGATGCAATTTATTAAGCCTAAAGTGCAAACAATTTGTATCGGTATGGCAGCCTCTATGGGAGCCTTCTTATTAGCTGCAGGTGAAAAAGGACATCGCTATGCTTTACCGAATAGTGAAGTTATGATTCATCAACCACTTGGCGGTGCCCAAGGTCAAGCAACAGAAATTGAAATTGCCGCAAAGCGCATTTTATTCTTACGTGAAAAATTAAATGGCATTCTTGCTGAACGTACAGGTCAAGATCTTGAGGTCATCAGCCGTGACACAGATCGCGATAACTTTATGACAGCAGAACGTGCTTTAGAGTATGGTTTAATTGATAAAATCATGACACGCCACGATATATCGAAATAA